Sequence from the Catenuloplanes indicus genome:
GTTGATCGCGAGCGTGGTCTCGGCCAGCAGCGCCATCCGCTTCGCGAGCGTCTCCGCCTGCTTGCGGGCCCGGTAGTAGCGCAGCACCGCCTGCGTGGTGGCGACCAGTTCCTCCGGCTCGATCGGCTCCACCAGGTACGCGTCCGCGCCCCGGTTCAGGCCGTGCGCGCGATCCTGCACGTCGACCGCGTGCGCGGAGACGTGCACCACCGGCAGCGCGGCGTGCCGCGGGTTTCCCTTGATCTTCTCGCACACCTCGAAGCCGGACATGTCGGGCAGGCGTACGTCCAGCACCACCAGGTCGACCGGTTTGACGTCGACCAGCTCCAGCGCCTCCCGGCCGGTCTCCGCCTCCACGACCGCGTAGCCGGCCCGGCTCAGCCAGCTGACCAGCAGATAGCGCTTGGTGGGATTGTCATCGACGACCAGGACGGTCGCCGGGTCGACGTGCACCCGTCTCACCCCTCGTCACGCTGAGCCGGTGCCGGGGGCATCGGCCGGCGCGGCAGCACGACGGTGAACACGCTGCCCTTACCGGGCTCGCTGGTCAGGTGCAGTGAGCCGCCGAGCAGCGTGACCAGCCGCTGCGCGTACGGCAGGCCGAGGCCGGTGCCGGTGCGCCCGGTCGAGCTGCCGGGCACCTGGTAGAACTCCTCGAAGATACGCTCGTGCAGCTCCGGCGGAATGCCGATGCCGGTGTCGGCGACCTCGATCTCCCAGCCGTCCTGACCGGTGGCGGCGCGCAGCGACATCGAGACCGTGCCGCGCTCGGTGAACTTGATCGCGTTGGTCAGCAGGTTGCGCAGCACCTGGGCGAGCAGCGCCTCGTCCGCGGTCACGGTCGAGCCGGCCGGCGGGTCCGCCACCACCAGCTCCACGTCGGGCCGGGTGATGATCGCCCGGGCGGTGCCGCGCAGCTGGCCGAACAACGCGCGCAGATCCACCTCGGCCCAGACCGGCTCCAACCGGCCGGCCTCCGCCTTGGCCAGGTCGAGCAGGTCGTTGACCAGCGTGAGCAGGTCGGTCGCGGAACCACGGATCAGGTCGACGTGCCGCGCCTGCTCGCCGGTGAGCGGGTCGGAGCCGGAGTCGGCGAGCAGCCGGGTGAGGCCGATGACCGCGGTGACCGGCGCGCGCAGCTCGTGGCTGACGTTGGCCAGGAACCGGCTCTTCGCCTCGCTGGCCGCCTTGAGCTGGGCGGACTTCTCGTCCAGCTCGTTGTAGAGCGCGACCACGCCGCGGTTGGTCTCCTCCAGCTCCTGGGACAGCTCGTTGTAGAGCGCCATCACGCCCTGGTTCGTCTCGGCCAGTTCGTCGCGCTGAGCCCGCACCTCCTCGAGCGCGGACATCAGCTCGCGGTTCTGCACGGCGAGCTCGTCCAGCGGCGTGCCCGGCTCGTTCGCGGCGACCTCCCGGCGCAGGTGAGCGATTCGTTCCTCGGTCAACGGCACGGCGCCGATCGGAAGTCGGCTGACCAGCCGGACGCGCGTAGCGTGCTCGTCACCGTCGACCTCCATCGTGTGCACCAGGCGGCCCGCGGGCCCGCCGTCCAGCAACGCCGCCGCCCCCGGACCGGCGACAATCTCCACCACCAGCCTAGGAGGTGTTCCCATCTGCGCAACAAATGCCACGTCCGCGTCGCCGGGAACCGGCAGCAGCAGGCGGGCGACGTCGCTGAGCGCGGTCGCGAGCCGGATCTGGTCCTGGTGCTCGAGCCCGACCGCGGCCGCCACCTCGCGACCGCGCTGCCGGATCACGAAGATGTCGTGCTCACGACGCAGCGCCATCCGCAGCAGCACGAATTCGCTCATGAGGGCAGTCTCGCAGCCAGCACGCAGGCGTCGTCGCGACGCACGCCGGCGTCGCGCAGCACGGTGGCCGCGATCAGCACCGGCGCGGCCGTGTTCAGTCCCGGATAGTCGGCGGGCTGCCAGCGGTCCACCACGCCGTCCGAATGCATCACCACGGCCGCGGACCGGGAGATCGGGTATTCGTACTCCCGGATCTGGCGGCGCTGGTGACCGGCGATGCCGGGCAGCGAGATCATGCCGCGCCGGCTGGTCCCCTCCACGATCGTGCCCGCGATGTTGCCCAGCCCGGCGTAGCGCACCAGGCCGGCGGCCGCGTCCAGCTCCGCGATCGCGATCGCGGCGCCGCGCGTGTGCGCGATCGCCCGGTGCACGGTCTCGACCAGCGCCGCCGGGGGCACGGCCGGTGCCGCCCGGAACGCGTTCACCGCGGCCTGGCTCGCGGTGGCGGCCAGCGGGCCGTGCCCGAGACCGTCGCTGACCAGCACCTGGTGCCGGCCGCCGGCCACCCGGATGGCGTAGCCGTCGCCGCTGACCGCCTCGCCGGTGATCGGCCGGCTGGCCCCGGCCGCCCAGGCCGGCTCCGGCACGTCACCCGGCCACACCTGCACGGCCAGCGTCGTACCGCGGCCCGGCACCGAGTGCATGTCGCACCAGCCGGCCTGCCGGACGATCGCGCCGAGCCCGATGCCGAGCGTGCCGGACGTGGAGTGCCCGTCCCGCATGGACTCGGGCAGGTCCGCCATGCCGGGCCCGGAGTCGACCGCGACCAGTTCCACACCGGCGGTGTCCGCGTTGCGCACCGGGCGCAGCAGCAGCGTGCCCTCGACCGCATGCTTGAGCAGGTTGCTGGTCATCTCCGCGGTCACGATCGACAGGTCGGACGCGGCCTTCTCGGGCAACCCGAGCGTCTCGGCCAGCCGGTCGGCGGCGCGGCGCACCGTCGACGCCACGCTGGCGTTGTCGATGCGGAACCAGGTGCCCTCGTCGGACATGTGCGCCCCTCTGTCGTTCAGTGCCCGAGGGTTCGCCTCAGCGCGACCACTTGGTCACTGTGATGCGGGTGCCTTCGCCGACCGCGGTGTGGATGTCGAACTCGTCCACCAGCCGCCGCGACCCGCTCAGCCCGAGCCCGAGGCCGCCGCCGGTGGTGTAGCCGTCGGTGAGCGCGAGGTTCAGGTCGGCGATGCCGGGACCCTGGTCACTGAAGACTATTCGTACACCGCGCCGTCGCCCGTTGTCGACGACGGTCACCTCGACCGTACCGCCGCCACCGTAGACCAGCGTGTTGCGGGCCAGCTCGCTGGCGGCCGTCACCAGTTTCGTCTGGTCCACCAGGGAGAGCTTGACCTTGACCGCCACGGTACGGGTGAGCTGCCGGACGCGGACCACGTCCTCGTCGCTGGAGATCACGAGCGTGCCGCCGGCATCCGCGGCGCCGGCGAAGCCCATGGTCACGACGACACCGCCGTCCCGTCTTCCGCGGGCTGCTCGTCGTCCTCGCCGTCGAGGAATTCCTCCTCGCGCGCACGGGCGAGCAGCTCCATACCGCGCTCCACGTTCAGGGCGGTACGAATCCCGTTCAGCGACAGGCCCAGCTCGACCAGCGTGATCGCCACGGCCGGACGCATGCCGACCACGACGGTCTCCGCGTCCAGCACCTTCGAGATCGCGGCGATCGTGGAGAGCATCCGGCCGACGAACGAATCGACGATGTCCAGCGCGGTGATGTCGATGATCACACCGTGCACGCCGGTCTGAACGATCCGCTCGGAGAGGTCCTCCTGCAGTTGCAGCGCGATCTGGTCCTCCATGTCGACCTGGATCGACACCAGGAGGAAATCCCCGATCTTGAGGACCGGTACGCGTTCCATCAGTTCTCCCGCCGGGCCGCACCGCGGCGGGCCACGTCGGCGCCGGTGCGGCGCAGCGCGTGCCGGAGCGCGTCGGCCAGCGTGGCCTTCGTGGCGATGTCACCGAACTCGATGCCGAGCGCCACGATGGTCTGCGCGATCTGCGGCCGGATGCCGGAGATGATGCACTCCGCGCCCATCAGCCGCGCCGCGACCACGGTCTTCAGCACGTGCTGGGCGACCTGGGTGTCCACCGCCGGGACACCGGTGATGTCGATGATCGCGTACGGCGAGCCGGTGTCGACCAGCGTCTGCAACAGGCGCTCCATCACCACCTGGGCGCGGGCCGAGTCGAGCGTGCCGACCAGCGGGACCGCGACCACGCCGTCCCACAGCTTGACCACCGGCGTGGCCAGCTCCAGCAGCTGCTCCGCCTGGTCCGCGATGACCTCCTCGCGGGCCTGCGCGTACGTCGCGAACGTGAACAGGCCGAGCTGGTCGATCAGCGCGCCGAACCCGATGTAGTCGCTCATCGCCTGCGCGTCGTCGTAGACGTTCGTGGCGGTGGCGAACGCGTCCTTGACCGCGAAGACGCTGACCGCGGTCTCGGTGGAGGTGAAGCCCTGCAGCGCCCGGGAGCGGGACATCTCCGACAGCAGCGCGCGGAGCTCGCCGCCGTCGTTGTCCTCCAGCTGTGTGCCGCCGGCCGCCAGTAGGTCACGCAGGGACCGGAACAGCTCGCGGACCTGCCGGTCGAGCTCGCCCTGGCTGAGCCGCCCGCGCAGCGTCGCGGCGACCTGGCGGACCCACAGCTCCGAGATCTGATCCTCGTGCTCGTCGAGCCGTGCGGTGAGCCGGCTCGCCGCCTCCGTGCTGAGCGCCACGTTCGCCTCCTGTCAGCTCCGTGGGCAAGCCGTCCGGAGTCTCGGTACCTGGGGATCACTCAGTTGACCGACCGGTGGGACACTATCACCGGAGCGACGACGGTTAGTTGCTCGACGCCAAGTATCTGGCATCCGCCTCACACTGCAAGCATGCCGCCGGTGGAGTAGCGTTTCGTCCATAACAGGAGGTCGGCTAAATGTCCTTGACGGTCAAGACCGAACAGCGCGATGACGTCGTCGTCGTGTCGGTCGCAGGTGAGCTCGACATGGCCACCGCCCCACAGCTTCAGGATCAGATCACCGACCTGTTGGAGAAGGGCCGCACCCGGCTCGTCTTCGATCTGGCGGAGGTCTCGTTCTGCGACTCGACCGGTCTGTCCGTCTTCGTCCGCGCCAAGAACAGCACGGACGACAGCGGCGGCCTGGTCCGGCTCGCAGCGCCGCAGCGTGGCGTGCTGCGCATCCTCGAGGTGAGCGGCCTGGTCGAGGTGCTGCAGACGTACCCGACCGTGGACGAGGCCGTGGACGGCGCACCGGCCTCGGCCTGACGCGCCGCCCCTGACGCTCCGCTAACGCTCGGTGATCGTGGTCGCGGTCACCGAGTTGTCGTCGCCCGCGGTGCCCTCGACCGTGACGGTGTCACCCTCGGCCAGGTCGCTGAGGGTGCCGTCGGCCGGTTTCCGCACCGCGGTGGCGTCCGACGTCCGCACCGTGACGGTCCGGCCGTCCGCTGTGACGATGTACACGGTAGTGCCGTTCACCAGCTTCACGGTGCCCTCGGTGGTACCGCCGGTGGTCGCCGCCGGTGCGGCGCTCGGCTGGGTGGCCTGCTCACCGGCGCCCTGACGGCCCTGGAAACCGGCCGCGCCGCCGGGGAACGTCATCCCGCCGCCCGGTGCCGAGGTGGTGCCCCAGCGCTGCTGGATCTCGGCGCCCGCCATGATGCCGCCGCCCAGCAGCAGCACGGCCGCCGGGACCGGCGTCCAGCGGTTCCACCACTGTCTCGGCGCGACCGCGGCCAGTTCCGCGGCCAGCCCGTCGTCGTCCGGCTTCGGCGTCTCCAGTACGACCGTGTCCGTACCCCGGTGCTTTGATCTTCTGAAAGCCATCGTGACCTGCGTTCCTATTCGTAGCGGAGTGCGTCGATCGGGCGGAGTGCCGCGGCGCGGCTCGCCGGGTAGCCGCCGAAGAACAGGCCGATCGCCACGGAGACGCCGAGCGCCAGGAAGACCGAGCTCGGCACGATGACCGGCTGGACACCGGCGATCTCGAACCGGCTGCCGAGCACCGCGATCAGCACGCCCAGGCCGCCGCCGGTCAGGCTCAGGATCGTGGCCTCGGCGAGGAACTGGGTCAGGATCACCCGGCGGGGTGCGCCGAGCGCCTTCCGGATGCCGATCTCCCGGGTCCGCTCGGTGACCGTGACCAGCATGATGTTCGTGATCCCGATGCCGCCGACCAGCAGCGAGAGGCCGGCCACCGCACCGAGTAGCACGGTGAACGTGTCCGCGGTCTCGGTCTGCGTCTCCAGCAGCTGCGACGCGTTCTGGATCCGGTACGGCGCGGTGTCCCCGTCCGCGACCTTGAGCCGCTGGTCGAGGATCGTGGCGATCTCGTTCTGCGCCGCGGTGACCCGGTCGGCGGAGACCGCCTCCACCACGATCGAGCTGAGCGACCCGTACCCGGCGAGCGTCTGCTGCACCGCGGTGATCGGTGCGATCGCGAGGTCGTTCGCGTCCTGCACGCCGGACGACGACTTCTCGGCCAGCACGCCGACCACGGTGAACAACGCGCCGCCGACCGTGACCTGCTCGCCCACCGGGTCGGCGCCCTCGAACAGCTCCTCCGCCACGGTCTGCCCGATCACGGTCACCCGCCGGCCCTGGCTCACGTCCGCGTCGGTGAACGCGGCGCCCCGGTCGATCTCGTAGGACTGCGCGGCCAGGTAGCTGCCGCCGGTGCCGATGAACTGGCTGATCTCGTGGTCGGTGCCGTCGTAGGTGAGCGTGCCGGACGCGCTGACCACCGGCGAGACCGATCGCACGTCCGGCGCCAGCGTCTCGTCCCGCAGCGCGTCCGCGATCTCCGTGGTCAGCGCCGTGTTCGTGGTGCCGCCGCGGTTCGTGCTCATCACCGTGATGGTGTTCGTGCCCAGCGCGGAGATCTGGCTGGTGATCGCGGCCGCGGAGCCGTTGCCGACCGCGACCAGCAGGATCACGGCCGCGACGCCGATCAGGATGCCGAGCATGGTGAGCGCGGAGCGGAGCTTGTTCGCGGTCACGCCCTTGCCGGCGAACCTCAGGATCTCCCAGGTGCTCACCGGCGGTTCCTCTCGTCGGAGCGGACCTGGCCGTCGAAGAGCCGGATCAGCCGGCCGGCCCGCGCGCCCACCTCGGCCTCGTGCGTGATCAGCACGATCGTCCGGCCCTGCCCGTGCAGGTCGTCGAAGATCGTCAGAACGTCCTCGGTGGACCGGCTGTCCAGGTTTCCGGTCGGCTCGTCCGCGAGCAGCAGCGCCGGCTCGGTGACCAGCGCGCGGGCCACCGCCACGCGCTGCTGCTGGCCGCCGGAGAGCTGGTTCGGCTCGTGACCGGCGCGGGCGGCGAGGCCGACCAGGTCCAGCGCGGCCAGCGCGCGTTTGCGGCGCGCGGCCGGCTTAACGCCCGCGTACGCCAGCGGCAGCTCCACGTTCGCCAGCGCGGTGGTGCGCGGGATCAGGTTGAACGACTGGAAGATGAAGCCGATCCGCCGGTTCCGGACCACCGCGAGCTGCCGGTCGGAGAGCTTGCTGACGTCCACGCCGTCCAGCAGGTAACGGCCGGTGGAGGGCACGTCGAGGCAGCCGAGAATGTTCATCAGCGTGGACTTGCCGGAGCCGGACGAGCCCATGATCGCCACGTAGTCACCGCGCTGCACGGTGAGGCTGACACCGGCGAGCGCGTGCACGGTGGCCTCGCCCTCGCCGTAGACCTTGCGCAGCTGCCGGACGTCGAGGACCGGGGTGGTGGGCTTCTCCGGCGCGTCCGCCCACCGGTAGGTCGGCGCGGTCGTCACCGGCCGCCACCCGCCGGTGCGCCGCCGCCACGGGTACCGCCGCCGGTGAAGCCGCCCTGCTGGCCGCCGCCGGGAAAGCCGGAGCCGCCGCCGGGGAAGCCGCCGCCCTGCTCGGCCGAGCCGCCGCTGCTCTCCTCGATCGTGTAGACCACCTGGTCACCGACGGCCAGACCGGACGTGACCTCGGTCATCGTGTCCCCCTCCAGGCCGACCTCCACGGTCGTCACGACCTGTTGGCCGTCCACCACCTTCGTAACCGTGCGGCCGCGGCCGCTGGACGTGACCGCGGCGGAGTTGACCATTACGACGTTCTCCGCGGTGCCGGTGGTGACCGAGACCGACACGGTCTGGCCGGACTTCGCACCCTCCGGGACCTCGTCCAGCGTGAACGTGGCGCCGTAGGTGACGGACTCGCTCTGGCCGGACGAAGCGGACGAACTCGGATCGATCGCGGCGACCGTCGCGGTCGCGGTGACGCCGGTAAGCGCGTTCCAGGTGACGGTCGCGACCTGGCCCTCCTCCAGCTTCGTGGCGTCCGCCTCCGCGAACGACGCCGTGATCTCCAGCGTGCCCAAGTCGGCGATCTCGATGAACGCGGTGCTGGTGCCGCTCTGGCCGGTCTGCCCACCGCCGCTGTCGCCGCTCTGGCTCGATGACGATCCGCTCGCCGTACCGCCGACGTTGCCGTTGATCGTGATGACGGTGCCGTCCATGGTCGCGGTCAGCGTGGCGCCCTCCACCGCGTCCGCCGCCTCCTCGACCGCCAGCTCGGCCTGCGTCACCTGCGCCGCCGCGGACGTGGTGTCGCTGCCCGCCTCCTCGGCCCGGGCCAGCGCGTCCTGCGCGGCCGTGAGATCGGCCTGTGCCGCCGCCAGGTCCCGGTTCGCCGCGGTCGGGTCGACCTTCGCGAGCACCTGTCCCTTCTTCACCACGTCGCCGACCCGGACGTTGATCTCGGTGACCGTGCCGGACGTGCCGAAACTCGCGCTGGCCGTGTTCGCGCTGGTCACCGTGCCGTCCGCGGTGACCGTGGCGGTCACCGTGCCCTGCTGCACGGTCAGCGTGCGCGTCGTGCTCGTGGTCGCGCTCGCCTCACCCCGCGCGGGCTGGGCGAAGGAGAGGTAGGCCCACACGCCGACACCGACGATTGCCAGCCCGAGGCCGGTGTTGACAATCCAGGAGGGGCGGCGAGCGAAGAGGGGTCGTCGCACAGACATGCGCGTAGCGTCGCCGCCCCCTCTCGACGCCACCCCAGGACAGCCTCGGAACGCACTGAGAAGCTGTCGATAGCGAGATCTCAATACTTGCCGGTGGGGTGTGGCAAACTCGATCGGTGAGCGCCGGGACGGCCGAGGGCGTGCGCCGGGACGATCGTCCGGCGCGCGGTGGCCGGCGCGTGCCGGTGCTGACCGGGCGGCCGGAGCCGCGTGGGCACCGGCGGCCGTCGGACAGTCCGGATCGGCGGGCCGCAGCCGGGTGGGCGATCTTCTTCGGGCTGCTCGGGCTGGGCTATCGGGTGCTGCTGGTGCGCGCCGAGGTGCCGCCCGGCGACGCGGCCGAGGCGGGTGCGGGGCTGGCCGCGCTGCGCATCGCGCAGGGGCAGGAACTGCCGCTCTTCCTGGACAGCGAACGGTTCATGGGGTCGCTGCAGGCGTTCCTGGCGGCGCCGTTCGTGCGCGTGCTCGGCACCGGGTGGTGGTCGGTGCGGCTGCCCGCGCTGATCTGCTTCGCCGGGTTCCTGATCATGGCGTTCATGCTGCTCCGCCGCCTCTACACGCCGTGGTTCGCGGCGCTGTCGATCGGCCTGTTCGCGCTCGGCTCGGACCGGGTGATCCGCGACGAGCTGACCGGCGCCGGGGCGTACCCGGAAATGCTCTTCGCGGTCGCGCTGCTGATGCTGCTCACCGTGCGGCTGGCCGGCGGCGAGCTGCGACGGCCCGGGACAGGCCTGTTCGGCTGGGGCGTGCTGGCCGGTGTGATGGTGTGGACGCACTGGTGGGTGCTGCCGTTCGTCGCGGCCGCGGGCGTGATGCTGCTGCTCAGCGTCCGGCGCGCGCTGGTCTGGCCGATCGTCGCGGCCGGTGCCGCGCTCGGTGCGGTGCCGCTGATCGTCTACGCCGTGCTCGGGGCGCCGCGCAGCCCGTTCGACCTGCTCGTGCTGGCGAGCGGCAACCTGGTCGAGGCGCCGCCGGCGGACCGGCTGACCGGCACGCTCGGCACCGCGATCCCGATCAGCACCGGCCTGTGCGCGCCCGGCGAGTGCGTGACCTGGCAGGCGTGGTGGGGTCCGGCGTACCTGGCGCTGCTGCTCGTCGCGCTGATCGCCGCGATCCGCGGGCTCGGCGACGCGGCGCCCGCCCGGGTACCGCGGCACGCCGGCCGGCTCGCGCTGATCCTGGCCACCGCGACCACGCTCGCGGTCTTCTTCCTGACCGCCAACTCCGCGCTGGCCCCGGCGTCCGCCGCGAAGAACCTGCACTACACGCTGATCGCGCTGCCCGCGGTGCTGTGGCCGCTCTGGCACGCCGCCGCCCGGCTGTGGGGCCGCGAGGCGCGCACGCTGCCGGCGGCGCTGGCCGGGCTGATCAGTTCCGCGGTGCTCGCCGCCGTGCTCGCGCTCGCGGTCGCGGCCACCGCGGCGCTGATCCTCAGCGGTCCCGCGCTGTCCGCCGCCGCCGACGACGATCGCGCGCTGGTCGCCGCGCTCGACCAGGCCGGCGCGAACCGCATCTACTCCGACCGCGACACCTGCACCCGGATCACGTTCCTCACCGGCGAACGGGTCATCTGCGCGGTCATCGACGCCCGCCTCGACCAACGCGGCGACCGCTTCCCGGTCTACGGCACCGTGGTCCGCAACGCACCGGACCCGGCGTGGGTCCTGCTGTCCGGCTCCGACCTGGACGACGCCTTCACCGCATTCCGCGACCGCACCCTGCGCGTCTTCGACGTCACCCCGGCCGGCGGCTACCTCATCTACCAGGAAGACCGGTAGTACCGGTCAGATCTGCGTGGCACTCAGCGGCTGGTAATCACGGCGCAGCGTCGTCCTCGCCAGAACGGTGTCGACGGCGGCTGCGACGGACGAGGCCGGCGAGACCGCACCAAGCCGCTCGATGACCGCGCGCGGCGACATGAACCGCTCGCCACCGAGACACCCGGATTCGTCGATCACGTCACCGGCGGCGAGTTCGGCGAACGCGCTTGCTGCCGCAATCGCCAACACCTGCGACTCGTTGGACCGCGCACTGCTCACGGTCACGAACATGCCCGACTCTGGATCCTCGTCCCGAGGGACATGCTCCGCCATCGATATGTAGGCGAGGGCGGGGAGGGCCGGCACCCGGAACACGACGTCGGCGTGCCGGGAATCCGAGTCGCCGAACGGATCGCGGCTCGTCGTCAGCACGTCAGGCGCCACCGGCCCGCTGCTGCCCCCGCGAAGGCGCTCACAGGTGGCTTCGACCACCTCCACCCGGAACGCCTCCACCCCCTCACCCAGTAGGTCACCGACGAATCGACCGGCGAGATGGGCGGCGTCATCAATCGTGATCGCCTGGTTCACACGAACTGACCACTCGATAGCCACGCCGCCTCCTAGGAGCAGGTGCCAGCGTGGCAGTGGATCCACCGATCGCCGCTCACCTTGAGGTACAAAGTGTTCCACGTAACTCGCGTAGTGATCTTGTCGCTCAGTTCGTGGCCGGAGCAATCACCCCGGGACGAATCCACGTCAGAACTGATTCTGCGGCGACAGCCTTCGGCGATCGATGCCGCATGGCCGTCGCCTCAGTCCGTCGGTGGATCAGTCCGTCGGTGGATCAGTCCGTGGGGAGGAGGACGCGGAAGGTGGCGCCCTGGCCGGGGGCGGTGACGAGTTCGACGTGGCCGCCGTGGGTCTGGACGATGGCGGCGACGATGGACAGCCCGAGGCCGGAGCCGCCGGCGCCGGATCTGCCGCGGGCCCGGCTGCTCTCCACGCGGTAGAGGCGTTCGAAGACGCGGTCGGCGTGTTCGGCGGGAATGCCGGGGCCGGTGTCGCTGACCTCCAGTACCGCGAAACCGGCCGCCGCGATCGGCACCGTGTCCGGCGCCACGGCCGGCATCGGGGCCTGCTGCGGCCGGCCGTTGCGGGGGTGCGCGGCCTCGGTGATCGGGGGCGGTGCCGCGGGGGTCCAGCGGCCGACGCGGATGGTGATGCGGGCGTCCGGGGGTGTGTGGACCAGCGCGTTGTTGACCAGGTTCGTGGCGACCTGGCGGAGGCGGTGTTCGTCGCCGAGCACGGTGACCGGCTCGAAGTCACCGTCGTCCGGACCGAGTGCGGCCAGCCGGATCGGGCGGCCGGGGGCGCGGGCGTGCGCGTCCCGGATCGTGTCGGCCGCGATCTGCAGTATGTCGACCGGCCGGCGTTGCAGCGGGCGCTGCTCGTCCAGCTTCGCCAGCAGCAGCAGGTCCTCGACGAGCAGGCCCATCCGGGCCGCCTCGGACTCGATCCGGCTCATCGTCTCGTCCAGCACCGGGCCGGGCGGGGAGCCGCCGCGCCGGTACAGCTCCGCGAAACCGCGGATCGAGGTCAGCGGCGTGCGCAGCTCATGACCGGCGTCCGCGACGAACCGGCGGAGCCGGGCCTCGGACGCGGTACGCGCGCTCACCTCCGCCTCGATCCGGGCCAGCATGGAGTTGAGCGCGACGCCGAGACGGCCGGGTTCGGTGTGCGGGTCCGCGTCGTCGGCGCGGTGCGACAGGTCGCCGGTGCTGATCCGGGCGGCCATCGCCTCCATCCGGGTGAGCGGGTGCAGGCCGAGCCGGACGACGACCGCGGCGACCAGGCCGAGCAGCAGCAGCACGACCAGCTCGACGGCCAGGTTGATCAGCAGCAGGCCG
This genomic interval carries:
- a CDS encoding sensor histidine kinase, whose product is MSLWRLRRWRHWTLRSRLVLVIASLTAVALLLANLAGVWLLRSYMTDQLDDRLVNRIEDPVMMINRICDTSSDSDSATDFLPGGPPQRGHGWPGPLAGPEQLLSLYRSDGTLLCTDRQSDDAQVAQSDVLAQAGKTDPATVRMTDGTNWRITVQENSLLVNDTPVTLLTLKGASLEDIDRTADGLLLINLAVELVVLLLLGLVAAVVVRLGLHPLTRMEAMAARISTGDLSHRADDADPHTEPGRLGVALNSMLARIEAEVSARTASEARLRRFVADAGHELRTPLTSIRGFAELYRRGGSPPGPVLDETMSRIESEAARMGLLVEDLLLLAKLDEQRPLQRRPVDILQIAADTIRDAHARAPGRPIRLAALGPDDGDFEPVTVLGDEHRLRQVATNLVNNALVHTPPDARITIRVGRWTPAAPPPITEAAHPRNGRPQQAPMPAVAPDTVPIAAAGFAVLEVSDTGPGIPAEHADRVFERLYRVESSRARGRSGAGGSGLGLSIVAAIVQTHGGHVELVTAPGQGATFRVLLPTD